A part of Gossypium hirsutum isolate 1008001.06 chromosome A07, Gossypium_hirsutum_v2.1, whole genome shotgun sequence genomic DNA contains:
- the LOC107956876 gene encoding uncharacterized protein, producing the protein MAKKHLKVRIEAKRLKAEMGKVREDQLCLREEQTKLITRFGEIERQCNELQQEAEMIAKQSAMTGIKLSLMLGILKAREGGDLVQAAYLTRFLGEIVSVEKAKAILADAQR; encoded by the exons ATGGCGAAGAAGCATTTGAAAGTGAGGATCGAAGCCAAACGACTGAAAGCCGAGATGGGAAAGGTACGGGAAGACCAATTATGCTTAAGAGAGGAGCAGACAAAACTAATAACAAGGTTTGGAGAGATTGAGAGGCAATGCAATGAACTGCAGCAAGAAGCTGAAATGATAGCCAAGCAATCAGCCATGACTGGAATCAAGCTGAGTCTGATGTTGGGAATTCTGAAAGCTCGTGAGGGTGGAGATTTGGTTCAAGCCGCTTATCTCACTCGCTTCCTTGG TGAAATTGTTTCCGTGGAAAAAGCAAAAGCAATCTTAGCTGATGCACAAAGATGA